In Malus sylvestris chromosome 16, drMalSylv7.2, whole genome shotgun sequence, the following are encoded in one genomic region:
- the LOC126608612 gene encoding PLASMODESMATA CALLOSE-BINDING PROTEIN 4-like yields the protein MAALVYVVILLALTGHSSAIYCVCKDGIGDSALQKALDYACGAGADCSPILQNGACYQPNTIKDHCSYAVNSYFQRKGQTAQSCDFSGAASQSQTAPSTASSTCVYPASTSQAGTGSTTTNSTTGTTPSTGTTPTTGTGTGTGITTPGTPASVFGISPAGSSTGIGNTDGAATLGGANQFFFSLASALCFTVLLLT from the exons ATGGCTGCTTTAGTGTATGTTGTGATTTTATTGGCCCTCACTGGCCATTCAA GTGCTATTTATTGCGTATGCAAAGATGGAATTGGTGATTCAGCACTTCAGAAGGCACTGGACTATGCCTGTGGAGCTGGAGCTGACTGCAGTCCAATCCTCCAAAACGGTGCGTGTTACCAGCCCAACACCATCAAAGATCACTGCAGCTATGCAGTCAACAGTTATTTCCAGAGGAAGGGTCAAACTGCACAGAGCTGTGATTTTTCTGGTGCTGCTTCTCAGAGCCAAACTGCTCCTAGTA CCGCAAGTTCGACTTGTGTTTATCCTGCAAGTACCAG CCAAGCAGGAACTGGCTCTACCACTACAAACTCAACCACAGGCACAACTCCAAGCACAGGCACAACCCCAACCACCGGCACCGGCACCGGCACCGGCATCACAACTCCAGGCACTCCGGCATCAGTGTTCGGAATAAGCCCCGCCGGGAGTAGCACAGGAATCGGCAATACTGACGGCGCGGCTACCTTGGGAGGCGCCAACCAgttctttttctctctagccTCAGCTCTGTGCTTCACAGTGTTGTTACTGACCTGA
- the LOC126608048 gene encoding ureide permease 2-like codes for MDSSGVPLLISLPSESNFSPGLKMYVVESKGGAIACMLLSLFFLGTWPAILAMLERRGRLPQHTYLDYSITNFLAAVLIALTFGQIGSSTPEEPNFLTQLSQDNWPCVLFAMAGGVVLSIGNLATQYAWPFVGLAVVEVVTSSITVVIGTTFNYFLDDKINKAEILFPGVACFLIAVCLGSAVHSSNAADNKAKLESMATDHVDGEKPSNASVIPSEAGLKDVEGGNGPAHSAKAGTAKYLVQLENRRSIKVFGKNTFIGLGITFFAGLCFSLFSPAFNLATNDQWHLLKKGVPHLVVYTAFFYFSLSGTVVAVILNIIFIYRPALGSQKTSFRAYVTDWNGRGWALLAGVLCGFGNGLQFMGGQAAGYAAADAVQALPLVSTFWGILLMGEYRKSSRRTYVLLCSMLFMFILAVAILMASSGHRK; via the exons ATG GATTCTTCAGGTGTTCCGCTGCTGATTTCCTTACCATCCGAGTCGAACTTTTCACCTGGTTTAAAAATGTATGTGGTGGAGAGCAAAGGAGGTGCCATAGCATGCATGCTgctctccctcttcttcttgggTACATGGCCTGCTATCCTCGCCATGCTAGAAAGACGCGGCCGCCTTCCTCAGCATACGTATCTCGATTACTCAATCACAAACTTCCTGGCTGCTGTACTTATCGCCTTAACATTTGGTCAGATTGGCAGCAGCACGCCTGAGGAGCCGAACTTTTTGACTCAACTTTCGCAG GATAATTGGCCCTGCGTTTTATTCGCGATGGCAGGCGGGGTGGTCCTCAGCATCGGAAATCTTGCCACACAGTATGCTTGGCCTTTTGTTGGTTTGGCAGTGGTAGAAGTGGTTACTTCAAGCATTACAGTTGTCATAG GCACAACATTTAATTACTTCTTGGATGACAAGATTAACAAAGCCGAGATTCTTTTTCCCGGGGTTGCCTGCTTCTTGATCGCGGTTTGTCTTGGCTCCGCTGTTCACTCATCCAATGCAGCAGATAACAAGGCAAAACTTGAAAGCATGGCAACTGATCACGTAGATGGAGAAAA GCCTTCAAATGCTTCCGTAATTCCAAGTGAGG CCGGTTTGAAAGATGTGGAGGGTGGAAATGGTCCTGCTCATAGTGCCAAGGCTGGAACTGCAAAATATCTTGTACAGCTGGAGAACAGAAGATCAATTAAAGTGTTCGGGAAGAACACTTTTATAGGACTTGGCATTACTTTCTTCGCCGGACTttgcttctctctcttctcaccGGCATTCAACTTGGCCACAAATGATCAATGGCATTTATTGAAGAAAGGAGTTCCTCATTTGGTCGTTTACACTGCGTTTTTCTACTTTTCATTATCTGGTACCGTTGTTGCTGTCATCCTAAACATCATATTCATTTACCGCCCTGCGCTGGGTTCACAGAAGACATCGTTCAGAGCTTATGTTACCGATTGGAATGGTAGGGGATGGGCGCTTTTGGCCGGTGTCCTATGCGGATTCGGCAATGGTCTCCAGTTTATGGGAGGTCAAGCTGCAGGATATGCAGCAGCTGATGCAGTTCAG GCACTTCCGCTCGTGAGCACTTTTTGGGGCATCCTTCTGATGGGAGAGTACCGAAAATCATCACGAAGAACATACGTGTTGCTCTGCAGTAtgttgtttatgtttattttagcTGTTGCAATCCTCATGGCGTCATCGGGGCATCGGAAATGA
- the LOC126609368 gene encoding pentatricopeptide repeat-containing protein At1g69290: MWRKLKALTHLLPHRRGRAFSSTPEIPTLYSFLQPSIFALKRDPPPSSSLQSHGDLPTPPPKTLSPDHIAALETALHKSLITHDTDEAWKSFKTFTGTSAFPCKSLTNSLITHLSSLGDIHNLKRAFASTVYVVEKNPGILEFKTVGIVLDAMKCANTAAPAFALVKCMFKNRFFLPFSVWGSVLVEISRKNGNFVAFLRVFEENCRIALDEKLEFMKPGLAACNAALEGCCRELESVRDAEKVVETMAVLGVRPDESSFGFLAYLYAVKGLEEKITELEGLMGGFGFSDKRMFRSSLIKGYVKSGKLESVSASILRCLSEGDGECLNLGEETYCEVVKGYLANTGVKELATLIIAAQKLESSRVDVDRSVGYGIVNACVSIGLSDKAHSILDEMNAQGGSLGLGVYVPILKAYCKEHRTAEATQLVMDISNSGLELDMGTYDALIEASMSSQDFQSAFSLFRDMREARISDLKGSYLTIMTGLMENHRPELMAAFLDEVVEDPRVEVGTHDWNSIIHAFCKAGRLEDARRTFRRMIFLQHKPNEQTYLSLISGYVSMEKYFSVLMLWHEVKRNVSVDGEKGIKFDHHMVDAFLYALVKGGFFDAVMQVVEKSQEMKVFVDKWRYKQAFMETHKKLKVAKLRKRNFKKMEALVAFKNWAGLNA; encoded by the coding sequence ATGTGGAGAAAACTAAAAGctctcactcatcttcttccccacAGAAGAGGAAGAGCCTTCTCCTCAACACCTGAAATCCCAACCCTCTACTCCTTCCTCCAACCTTCAATCTTTGCCCTCAAGAGGGACCCACctccctcctcctccctccAATCCCACGGCGACCTCCCAACCCCGCCGCCCAAAACCCTCTCCCCCGACCACATCGCCGCCCTCGAGACCGCCCTCCACAAGTCCCTCATAACCCACGACACCGATGAGGCCTGGAAGTCCTTCAAGACCTTCACCGGCACCTCCGCCTTCCCCTGTAAGTCCCTCACCAATTCTCTAATTACCCATTTGTCCTCGCTCGGGGACATTCACAATCTCAAGAGGGCTTTTGCCTCGACTGTTTATGTCGTGGAGAAAAACCCAGGAATTTTGGAGTTTAAAACTGTTGGGATTGTGTTGGATGCTATGAAATGTGCCAATACTGCTGCCCCTGCTTTTGCTTTGGTTAAATGCATGTTCAAGAACCGGTTTTTCTTGCCGTTTAGTGTGTGGGGCAGTGTTCTGGTTGAGATCAGTAGGAAAAATGGTAACTTTGTAGCGTTTTTACGGGTTTTTGAAGAGAATTGTAGGATTGCTTTGGATGAGAAGTTGGAGTTTATGAAACCGGGTTTGGCTGCTTGTAATGCGGCGTTGGAGGGGTGCTGTCGTGAGCTTGAATCAGTGCGTGATGCCGAGAAAGTTGTTGAGACGATGGCGGTTTTGGGTGTTCGCCCAGATGAGTCGAGTTTTGGTTTTCTTGCTTATTTGTACGCAGTGAAGGGTCTGGAGGAAAAAATAACTGAGTTAGAGGGATTGATGGGTGGGTTTGGTTTTTCGGATAAAAGGATGTTTCGGAGTAGTTTGATTAAAGGCTATGTTAAGTCCGGAAAATTAGAATCTGTTTCAGCATCTATTCTGCGTTGTCTGAGTGAAGGAGATGGCGAATGTTTGAATTTGGGTGAAGAAACTTATTGTGAAGTTGTTAAAGGGTATCTTGCAAATACAGGTGTGAAGGAGTTAGCAACTTTGATCATCGCAGCTCAAAAGTTAGAGTCTTCAAGAGTCGATGTTGATAGATCAGTTGGGTACGGTATTGTTAATGCCTGTGTTAGTATTGGATTATCAGATAAGGCGCACAGCATTCTCGATGAAATGAATGCTCAGGGGGGTTCTTTGGGGCTTGGTGTGTATGTGCCAATTTTGAAAGCTTATTGCAAAGAGCATAGAACTGCTGAAGCCACTCAACTGGTCATGGACATTAGTAATTCAGGGCTCGAGTTGGATATGGGGACATATGATGCTCTAATCGAAGCATCCATGTCAAGTCAAGATTTTCAGTCGGCCTTTTCTTTGTTTAGGGACATGAGAGAAGCAAGAATATCTGACTTAAAGGGCAGTTACCTAACCATAATGACAGGTTTAATGGAGAATCATCGGCCAGAGCTAATGGCTGCCTTCTTAGATGAGGTTGTTGAGGACCCTCGAGTTGAAGTGGGTACCCATGATTGGAACTCAATTATTCACGCCTTTTGTAAAGCTGGGCGACTAGAAGATGCCAGGAGGACTTTTAGAAGGATGATTTTCTTGCAGCATAAGCCTAATGAACAGACATATTTATCATTAATTAGTGGGTATGTTTCTATGGAGAAGTATTTCAGTGTGCTGATGCTATGGCATGAGGTGAAGAGAAATGTTTCGGTTGATGGAGAGAAGGGTATTAAATTTGACCACCATATGGTTGATGCATTCCTCTATGCTCTTGTTAAGGGAGGCTTTTTCGATGCAGTAATGCAAGTTGTCGAGAAATCTCAAGAGATGAAAGTCTTTGTAGATAAGTGGAGGTACAAGCAGGCATTCATGGAAACCCATAAGAAGCTTAAAGTGGCAAAGTTGAGAAAgcgaaatttcaaaaaaatggaAGCACTTGTTGCATTCAAGAATTGGGCTGGTCTGAATGCATGA
- the LOC126608047 gene encoding protein root UVB sensitive 3 isoform X1, whose amino-acid sequence MEVASAEIIVEEWNGSSSTKLSRTATITASPSLSIQRSGSPFHHVWRRFLEAFVPEGFPSSVTPDYVPFQVWDLLQGLSTYIRTMLSTQALLSAIGVGEKSATVIGATFQWFLRDLTGMLGGILFTFYQGSNLDSNAKMWRLVADLMNDLGMLMDLVSPLFPSVFVFVVCLGSISRSFTGVASGATRAALTQHFALQSNAADISAKEGSQETVATMVGMALGMLLARVTMGHPLAIWFSFLSLTVFHMYANYKAVRCLALNSLNPERCSIVLQHFMKTGQVLSPQQVSKMEHVLPIWASSWSSKKTESMHVDVSLGVRVSSLNHLELKDLLHSAGSHYKKARYLLMERKGNICIVMHKDSTATDVLQSFFHANAMASLTDKRRILHSESQAWMDKHYEDFIQKLKTSGWKTERLLSPTIVWKANWICGPSDGKTD is encoded by the exons ATGGAAGTTGCATCAGCAGAGATCATAGTGGAAGAATGGAACGGCTCCTCTTCCACCAAACTCTCCAGAACCGCCACCATCACTGCGTCTCCTTCCCTCTCCATCCAAAG ATCCGGTAGCCCTTTCCACCATGTTTGGAGGCGATTTCTTGAAGCATTTGTACCAGAG GGCTTTCCCAGCAGTGTAACTCCAGATTATGTCCCTTTCCAAGTCTGGGATTTACTCCAG GGTCTTTCTACTTACATAAGGACCATGCTTTCTACACAA GCTCTGCTGAGTGCTATTGGGGTGGGTGAGAAATCGGCTACGGTAATTGGTGCCACCTTTCAG TGGTTTTTGAGAGACTTAACTGGAATGCTTGGAggtatcttattcacgttctaTCAG GGCTCGAATCTGGATAGCAATGCCAAAATGTGGCGATTAGTTGCAGATCTTATGAATGATCTTG GAATGTTGATGGACCTTGTTTCACCTTTGTTTCCATCGGTTTTTGTGTTTGTTGTTTGTTTAGGAAGCATATCAAGATCATTCA CTGGTGTTGCAAGTGGAGCTACTAGAGCTGCTTTGACACAACATTTTGCCCTTCAGAGTAATGCAGCAGATATATCTGCTAAG GAAGGAAGTCAAGAGACAGTGGCAACAATGGTTGGTATGGCATTGGGTATGCTTCTTGCTCGCGTTACCATGGGACACCCACTAGCTATTTGGTTTTCCTTTTTATCTCTCACCGTGTTCCATATGTATG CAAACTACAAGGCTGTTCGATGCCTTGCGTTAAATTCTTTGAACCCTGAGAGGTGCTCAATTGTTTTGCAGCATTTCATGAAGACTGGCCAAG TTCTCTCTCCTCAACAGGTCTCTAAGATGGAGCACGTTTTACCCATATGGGCATCTTCATGGAGCTCAAAGAAGACAGAGTCAATGCATGTGGACGTATCTTTAGGTGTCAGGGTATCCTCACTAAATCACCTGGAACT GAAGGACCTGTTGCATTCTGCAGGATCTCATTATAAGAAAG CCAGGTACTTGTTAATGGAGAGGAAAGGAAACATCTGCATTGTCATGCATAAAGATTCTACAGCAACAGATGTATTGCAGTCATTTTTCCATGCAAATGCCATGGCAAGTCTTACAGATAAACGCCGAATCCTTCATTCTGAAAGCCAAGCATGGATGGATAAACACTACGAAGATTTTATTCAGAAG TTAAAGACATCGGGTTGGAAAACAGAACGTCTCTTATCGCCTACAATCGTTTGGAAGGCAAATTGGATCTGTGGGCCTTCAGATGGAAAGACTGACTAG
- the LOC126608047 gene encoding protein root UVB sensitive 3 isoform X2, translated as MEVASAEIIVEEWNGSSSTKLSRTATITASPSLSIQRSGSPFHHVWRRFLEAFVPEGFPSSVTPDYVPFQVWDLLQGLSTYIRTMLSTQALLSAIGVGEKSATVIGATFQWFLRDLTGMLGGILFTFYQGSNLDSNAKMWRLVADLMNDLGMLMDLVSPLFPSVFVFVVCLGSISRSFTGVASGATRAALTQHFALQSNAADISAKEGSQETVATMVGMALANYKAVRCLALNSLNPERCSIVLQHFMKTGQVLSPQQVSKMEHVLPIWASSWSSKKTESMHVDVSLGVRVSSLNHLELKDLLHSAGSHYKKARYLLMERKGNICIVMHKDSTATDVLQSFFHANAMASLTDKRRILHSESQAWMDKHYEDFIQKLKTSGWKTERLLSPTIVWKANWICGPSDGKTD; from the exons ATGGAAGTTGCATCAGCAGAGATCATAGTGGAAGAATGGAACGGCTCCTCTTCCACCAAACTCTCCAGAACCGCCACCATCACTGCGTCTCCTTCCCTCTCCATCCAAAG ATCCGGTAGCCCTTTCCACCATGTTTGGAGGCGATTTCTTGAAGCATTTGTACCAGAG GGCTTTCCCAGCAGTGTAACTCCAGATTATGTCCCTTTCCAAGTCTGGGATTTACTCCAG GGTCTTTCTACTTACATAAGGACCATGCTTTCTACACAA GCTCTGCTGAGTGCTATTGGGGTGGGTGAGAAATCGGCTACGGTAATTGGTGCCACCTTTCAG TGGTTTTTGAGAGACTTAACTGGAATGCTTGGAggtatcttattcacgttctaTCAG GGCTCGAATCTGGATAGCAATGCCAAAATGTGGCGATTAGTTGCAGATCTTATGAATGATCTTG GAATGTTGATGGACCTTGTTTCACCTTTGTTTCCATCGGTTTTTGTGTTTGTTGTTTGTTTAGGAAGCATATCAAGATCATTCA CTGGTGTTGCAAGTGGAGCTACTAGAGCTGCTTTGACACAACATTTTGCCCTTCAGAGTAATGCAGCAGATATATCTGCTAAG GAAGGAAGTCAAGAGACAGTGGCAACAATGGTTGGTATGGCATTGG CAAACTACAAGGCTGTTCGATGCCTTGCGTTAAATTCTTTGAACCCTGAGAGGTGCTCAATTGTTTTGCAGCATTTCATGAAGACTGGCCAAG TTCTCTCTCCTCAACAGGTCTCTAAGATGGAGCACGTTTTACCCATATGGGCATCTTCATGGAGCTCAAAGAAGACAGAGTCAATGCATGTGGACGTATCTTTAGGTGTCAGGGTATCCTCACTAAATCACCTGGAACT GAAGGACCTGTTGCATTCTGCAGGATCTCATTATAAGAAAG CCAGGTACTTGTTAATGGAGAGGAAAGGAAACATCTGCATTGTCATGCATAAAGATTCTACAGCAACAGATGTATTGCAGTCATTTTTCCATGCAAATGCCATGGCAAGTCTTACAGATAAACGCCGAATCCTTCATTCTGAAAGCCAAGCATGGATGGATAAACACTACGAAGATTTTATTCAGAAG TTAAAGACATCGGGTTGGAAAACAGAACGTCTCTTATCGCCTACAATCGTTTGGAAGGCAAATTGGATCTGTGGGCCTTCAGATGGAAAGACTGACTAG
- the LOC126608544 gene encoding uncharacterized protein LOC126608544: MDPNQLRPGAPQNRPQPPPQGGGDSSAIFFVFFAFLAIFAVTVLPTSTTLSILHQVPEGHVGVYWRGGALLKTITDPGFHLKLPLVTHFEPVQVTLQTDQVRDIPCGTKGGVMINFEKIEVVNRLRKDFVYETLLNYGIHYDNTWIYDKIHHEINQFCTSHSLQEVYIDVFDQIDEKMKEALQGDCTRYAPGIEIINVRVTKPTIPESIRRNFEQMEEERTKVLIAIERQRVVEKEAETKKKMAISEAEKNANVSKILMEQKLTEKDSARRQQEIENQMYTARERSLADADFYKVMKEAEANKLKLTPQFLELKFIDAIADNTKIFFGDKVPNMVLDQRLLGNFLQVPTEVSKEVSGEAN, encoded by the exons ATGGATCCAAACCAGCTGAGACCAGGAGCTCCACAAAATCGCCCTCAGCCACCACCTCAAGGCGGCGGCGATTCCTCTGccattttctttgtcttcttcgcTTTCCTCGCCATTTTCGCCGTG ACGGTTCTTCCAACATCAACAACTCTATCCATTCTGCACCAAGTCCCAGAAGGTCATGTTGGGGTATATTGGAGAGGAGGCGCTCTTCTGAAGACAATTACAGATCCAG gtTTTCATCTCAAGTTGCCTCTGGTCACCCATTTTGAACCAGTTCAAGTGACCCTGCAGACTGATCAG GTGAGGGATATTCCATGTGGTACAAAAGGGGGTGTCATGATCAATTTTGAGAAGATTGAG GTTGTAAACAGGCTTCGTAAGGATTTTGTGTACGAGACGCTTCTCAATTACGGTATCCATTATGACAATACCTGGATATATGACAAAATTCATCATGAGATCAATCAGTTCTGCACCTCACATTCTCTTCAAGAAGTTTATATTGATGTGTTCGATCAG ATTGATGAAAAGATGAAAGAAGCTCTTCAGGGTGACTGTACCCGTTATGCTCCGGGTATTGAAATCATCAATGTCCGTGTTACAAAGCCTACCATCCCAGAAAGTATAAGACGTAACTTTGAGCAAATGGAAGAGGAGCGCACCAAG GTCTTAATTGCTATAGAGAGACAGAGAGTAGTGGAGAAAGAGGCAGAAACCAAGAAGAAGATGGCTATCAGTGAGGCTGAGAAGAATGCCAATGTCAGTAAGATTCTCATGGAACAAAAGTTGACGGAGAAGGACAGTGCTAGGAGGCAGCAGGAGATTGAAAACCAGATGTACACAGCTCGGGAAAGGAGCCTTGCAGATGCTGATTTCTACAAAGTTATGAAGGAAGCTGAAGCAAACAAGTTGAAGCTTACTCCGCAGTTTCTTGAGCTTAAATTCATCGATGCCATAGCTGATAACACTAAAATTTTCTTCGGAGACaag GTTCCTAATATGGTTTTGGATCAGAGGTTGCTGGGGAACTTCTTACAGGTGCCGACAGAGGTGTCAAAAGAAGTGTCCGGGGAAGCTAACTGA